The following are encoded together in the Lathyrus oleraceus cultivar Zhongwan6 chromosome 3, CAAS_Psat_ZW6_1.0, whole genome shotgun sequence genome:
- the LOC127129027 gene encoding NAC domain-containing protein 92, which produces MGSNVNVSEPKMDSKKFDFPPGFRFHPTDIELINHYLVKKVHDNSFSAIAIAEVDMNKCEPWDLPELAKMGESEWYYFCVRDKKYSTGQRANRVTNVGYWKASGRDKEIYDKNLLIGMKKTLVFYKGRAPNSVKTSWVMHEYRLEGNTLSKDILSKRGKGEWVISRIHEKERSEKKMYGPKLGRFNSFREEPSNTNEFNLMDCSPHTNGESSYVINPFTIPNQIQDNNIVDNNEASIMNISFSSKQIDDYPFVEETQNHFLPQEQTMLRMQLENENYGLNSMQSLQHDFSSGRDLDTDISSIIYEDDMFPMWCGNQELLPDFTGPVITDNLWNY; this is translated from the exons ATGGGGTCGAATGTTAATGTTTCCGAACCAAAAATGGATAGCAAAAAATTTGATTTTCCGCCCGGTTTTCGATTTCACCCGACCGACATAGAGCTCATAAATCATTACCTTGTTAAGAAGGTTCATGACAATAGCTTCTCTGCTATTGCTATTGCTGAAGTTGATATGAACAAGTGTGAACCATGGGATTTGCCAG aATTGGCAAAAATGGGAGAATCAGAATGGTATTATTTTTGTGTGAGGGACAAAAAATATTCGACTGGTCAAAGAGCAAATAGGGTCACTAATGTTGGTTATTGGAAGGCATCAGGAAGAGATAAGGAAATTTATGATAAAAATTTATTGATTGGGATGAAGAAAACATTAGTTTTCTATAAAGGAAGAGCTCCAAATAGTGTAAAAACTAGTTGGGTCATGCATGAATATAGATTGGAGGGTAACACACTTTCTAAGGACATTTTATCAAAAAGAGGAAAG GGTGAATGGGTTATCAGCAGAATCCATGAGAAGGAAAGATCTGAAAAGAAAATGTATGGTCCAAAACTTGGAAGATTTAACTCCTTTAGAGAAGAACCATCAAATACTAATGAATTTAATTTGATGGATTGTTCTCCACACACTAATGGTGAGTCCTCTTATGTGATCAATCCATTCACCATTCCAAATCAAATACAAGACAACAATATAGTTGACAACAATGAAGCTAGTATCATGAATATTTCATTCTCTTCAAAACAAATTGATGATTATCCTTTCGTTGAAGAAACACAAAACCATTTCTTGCCCCAAGAACAAACTATGTTGAGGATGCAATTGGAGAATGAAAATTATGGATTAAATTCAATGCAAAGTCTTCAACATGATTTTTCTTCTGGGAGAGATCTTGATACTGATATCTCATCAATTATATATGAAGATGACATGTTTCCAATGTGGTGTGGAAATCAAGAATTGCTACCCGATTTTACTGGTCCTGTGATCACCGATAACTTGTGGAATTATTAA